Proteins found in one Ferrovibrio sp. MS7 genomic segment:
- the rpmG gene encoding 50S ribosomal protein L33 — protein sequence MAKPTTLKIKLVSTADTGFFYVTKKNPRTKTEKLSFKKYDPVARKHVEFKEAKIK from the coding sequence ATGGCCAAGCCGACCACCCTGAAGATCAAGCTCGTGAGCACCGCCGATACGGGCTTCTTCTACGTGACCAAGAAGAACCCGCGCACCAAGACCGAGAAGCTCAGCTTCAAGAAGTATGATCCGGTGGCGCGCAAGCACGTGGAATTCAAGGAAGCCAAGATCAAGTAA